A single genomic interval of Seriola aureovittata isolate HTS-2021-v1 ecotype China chromosome 10, ASM2101889v1, whole genome shotgun sequence harbors:
- the LOC130175715 gene encoding protein FAM180A-like, whose amino-acid sequence MATMLPWRMIVVGLFYCYIKAGVTQYQTKALFPAASRIKRGVAHGVNPSFHNSFDDVHLLFEILLAGVHFDANGEFSVKDAELASLRKTRNLEVICEETVPRKLTDIFRLISGLSNRIGRLHQEDFERTLLTLVYITQQMVNATTEHQRDVWAESFVSLYKAVKQDLTETN is encoded by the exons ATGGCCACCATGCTGCCCTGGAGGATGATCGTTGTTGGTCTTTTCTACTGCTATATCAAGGCAGGTGTCACACAATATCAGACTAAAG CCCTGTTCCCAGCTGCAAGCAGAATAAAAAGAGGGGTAGCACATGGGGTGAACCCTTCTTTCCACAACTCCTTTGATGATGTTCATCTACTATTTGAG ATTCTACTGGCTGGCGTACACTTTGATGCCAACGGAGAGTTTTCAGTGAAAGATGCCGAGCTGGCTTCCCTCCGCAAGACACGAAACCTGGAGGTCATCTGTGAGGAGACTGTTCCCCGGAAGCTAACAGACATTTTCAGGCTCATCTCTGGCCTTTCAAATCGTATCGGTCGGCTGCATCAGGAGGATTTCGAGCGCACTTTGCTGACCTTGGTATACATTACCCAGCAGATGGTCAACGCTACTACTGAGCATCAACGAGATGTATGGGCGGAGTCTTTTGTTAGCTTGTACAAAGCCGTCAAGCAGGATCTGACAGAGACAAACTGA